From the genome of Nicotiana sylvestris chromosome 2, ASM39365v2, whole genome shotgun sequence, one region includes:
- the LOC138885132 gene encoding uncharacterized protein, producing MLARKTVASGALRKVLNEKLKASQRKESPTQESDSSSESEAFISASEGEEHGSSDIDKIQETSGEVSSCMVFSTVVQNVENKFVLVGPVKYVKGVESSRSGGGNKSEGSGSGEAAEGLVHLSKQQDELGSSAEETLADLLKRAPTASKTTKKSKISSPKPTVPSIPKGRATRSRVKQSEAELQKALEESKKKKKEKGKAKVVESSEVAEEEEEEMELVHQ from the exons ATGTTAGCCAGAAAAACTGTAGCTTCTGGAGCTCTAAGAAAAGTTCTAAATGAGAAATTGAAGGCTAGCCAGAGGAAGGAAAGTCCTACTCAAGAATCTGACTCAAGCTCTGAGTCTGAAGCTTTTATTTCTGCTAGTGAAGGTGAAGAACACGGGTCTTCTGACATTGACAAAATTCAAGAAACCTCTGGTGAGGTAAGTTCTTGTATGGTATTCTCTACTGTGGttcaaaatgtagaaaacaaGTTTGTCTTGGTTGGTCCTGTCAAATATGTAAAGGGGGTTGAATCTAGTagaagtggag GTGGCAACAAGTCAGagggaagtggttctggggagGCGGCTGAAGGGCTTGTACATCTAAGCAAGCAACAAGATGAACTTGGTTCATCTGCTGAGGAAACACTGGCTGATCTTCTGAAGAGG GCTCCAACTGCTTCCAAGAcaacaaagaaaagcaaaatatcATCCCCAAAACCTACTGTACCTTCAATACCTAAGGGAAGAGCCACTAGAAGCAGGGTCAAACAAAGTGAAGCTGAGTTACAGAAAGCTCTGGAAGAaagcaagaagaaaaagaaggagaagGGAAAAGCAAAGGTTGTGGAGAGTTctgaggttgcagaagaagaagaagaggagatggaactggtTCATCAATAA